The Megalobrama amblycephala isolate DHTTF-2021 linkage group LG7, ASM1881202v1, whole genome shotgun sequence genome window below encodes:
- the LOC125271252 gene encoding polymeric immunoglobulin receptor-like, which produces MKIILTFTLLMIPGVVSSISVTGYSGGGVTITCKYNRGYTANEKYFCKGQWPTKCSDLIRTDIKDKWINDGRFSLHDDTRSAVLEVEIRNLREEDSGMYYCVVDRLLFKDSYTEVNLKVIRDQQIGSVRGYSGGNVIINYKYEMKLKDPLIDICNTAANKCFPVIITNRAAEWEQDRRFSVHDDRSAGLLRVFIRDLNENDSGEYKITVKVSEEYSFFSEFNLIIRDDGCCVKSISLSAAAGGSVNISCKYPQSHISDVKFLCWRSGADLCAEETSVKESRRWSPEGKIQLYDDREEQLLTGSISHVTEQDSEYWCGVQSDQGHKSFITRVLIHVTGTDDFLTDVNHNTIKIINLYYYKFLLQLMVFIQ; this is translated from the exons ATGAAGATCATCTTGACTTTCACTCTGCTGATGATTCCTG GAGTCGTGAGCTCCATCAGTGTGACGGGATATTCAGGAGGAGGAGTCACGATCACATGCAAATATAATAGAGGATATACAGCAAatgaaaagtatttttgtaaagGACAGTGGCCTACAAAGTGCTCTGACCTCATCAGGACTGATATTAAAGATAAATGGATTAATGATGGAAGATTCTCTCTGCATGACGACACAAGATCAGCAGTCCTGGAAGTGGAAATCAGAAATCTGAGAGAAGAGGATTCTGGGATGTACTATTGTGTGGTTGATAGACTTCTCTTTAAAGATTCATACACTGAAGTGAATCTGAAGGTTATAAGAG atcAACAAATCGGGAGCGTGAGAGGATATTCAGGAGGAAACGTCATTATAAACTACAAATATGAGATGAAACTCAAGGATCCTTTGATAGACATCTGTAACACTGCagcaaataaatgttttcctgTAATAATCACTAACAGAGCAGCAGAATGGGAACAGGACAGACGATTCTCCGTTCATGATGACAGATCTGCAGGTCTCTTACGTGTGTTTATCAGAGATCTGAATGAGAACGACTCTGGAGAATATAAGATTACAGTCAAAGTTTCTGAAGAATACAGTTTCTTCTCTGAGTTTAATCTGATCATCAGAGACG ATGGTTGTTGTGTGAAGAGCATCAGTCTATCAGCTGCTGCAGGAGGATCTGTGAACATCAGCTGCAAATACCCACAATCCCACATTAGTGATGTGAAGTTTCTCTGCTGGAGATCTGGAGCTGATCTCTGTGCTGAAGAGACGTCTGTGAAGGAGAGCAGAAGATGGAGTCCTGAGGGAAAGATCCAGCTGTATGATGACAGAGAAGAGCAGCTCCTGACGGGAAGCatcagtcatgtgactgaacAAGATTCAGAATACTGGTGTGGAGTTCAGTCTGATCAAGGACACAAGAGCTTCATCACACGAGTCCTGATCCATGTTACAGGTACAGATGATTTTCTCACTGATGTTAAccataatacaattaaaataattaatttgtattACTACAAGTTTTTACTGCAGTTAATGGTGTTCATCCAGTAA
- the LOC125271243 gene encoding uncharacterized protein LOC125271243, protein MKIILTFTLLMIPGVVSSINVTGYSGGGVTITCKYDRGYTANTKYFCKSDEWPTKCSDLIRTDIKDKWVYFGRFSLHDDTRSAVLKVEIKNLTELDSGTYYCAVDISYAGDLYTEVNLKVIRDQQIGSVRGYSGGNVIINYKYEMKLKDPLIDICNTAANKCFAVIITNRAAEWEQDRRFSVQDDRSAGLLRVFIRDLNENDSGEYKITVKVSEEYSFFSVFNLIIRDDDCCVKSISLSAAAGGSVNISCKYPQSHISDVKFLCWRSGADLCAEETSVKESRRWSPEGKIQLYDDREEQLLTGSISHVTEQDSEYWCGVQSDQGHKSFITRVLINVTETSSPSPPSSSSSSSSPSTTTTTTSSASSFSSDRSSPFTGISRSSTSLACLNTSAGDLVLKYKHD, encoded by the exons ATGAAGATCATCTTGACTTTCACTCTGCTGATGATTCCTG GAGTCGTGAGCTCCATCAATGTGACGGGATATTCAGGAGGAGGAGTCACGATCACATGCAAATATGATAGAGGATATACAGCAAATACAAAGTATTTTTGTAAAAGTGATGAGTGGCCTACAAAGTGCTCTGACCTCATCAGGACTGATATTAAAGATAAATGGGTTTATTTTGGAAGATTCTCTCTGCATGACGACACAAGATCAGCAGTCCTGAAAGTGGAAATCAAAAATCTGACTGAACTGGATTCTGGGACGTACTACTGTGCAGTTGATATCTCTTATGCTGGAGATTTATACACTGAAGTGAATCTGAAGGTTATAAGAG atcAACAAATCGGGAGCGTGAGAGGATATTCAGGAGGAAACGTCATTATAAACTACAAATATGAGATGAAACTCAAGGATCCTTTGATAGACATCTGTAACACTGCagcaaataaatgttttgctgTAATAATCACTAACAGAGCAGCAGAATGGGAACAGGACAGACGATTCTCCGTTCAGGATGACAGATCTGCAGGTCTCTTACGTGTGTTTATCAGAGATCTGAATGAGAACGACTCTGGAGAATATAAGATTACAGTCAAAGTTTCTGAAGAATACAGTTTCTTCTCTGTGTTTAATCTGATCATCAGAGACG ATGATTGTTGTGTGAAGAGCATCAGTCTATCAGCTGCTGCAGGAGGATCTGTGAACATCAGCTGCAAATACCCACAATCCCACATTAGTGATGTGAAGTTTCTCTGCTGGAGATCTGGAGCTGATCTCTGTGCTGAAGAGACGTCTGTGAAGGAGAGCAGAAGATGGAGTCCTGAGGGAAAGATCCAGCTGTATGATGACAGAGAAGAGCAGCTCCTGACGGGAAGCatcagtcatgtgactgaacAAGATTCAGAATACTGGTGTGGAGTTCAGTCTGATCAAGGACACAAGAGCTTCATCACACGAGTCCTGATCAATGTTACAG AAacatcatcaccatcaccaccatcatcatcatcatcatcatcatcaccatcaacaacaacaacaacgacaTCATCAGCTTCCTCTTTCTCATCAGACAGATCTTCACCGTTCACAGGTATTTCCAGATCTTCTACATCACTGGCATGTCTAAACACATCAGCAGGTGATCTTGTGCTGAAATACAAACATGATTAA